The genomic region CCTCACCGTTTCGCCCGTGGCATTGattgcgagagagagagaggacgacagagagaaggggcAAAATGCGTGTACATCATTGTAGTGTGATTGTAAGGCATTGAGGCGGCCGGGATGCCCCGCATGGAGGTGCGCTCGCGCTTGCTGAGGATGCGAGGGGCGGGCGAGGGGCTGGTGCACCGATGTGGCGCCCGCCTCTGTGCCTGTACCTGTGCCTGGTCGTCTTTTGCTCCGTACGAGTGATTGTTAGACTAGAAGAGGAAAAGCGAGAAGAGGCTGTGTGTGAGCACCCGtggcacgagcagcagcagcagcagcagcagcagcggaggaggagaggggtggtgatggtggtagAATGCTTctctgccggcgctgctgctgctgctgctgctgctggccaaGGTATCCTTGTATGGCGACGGCAAGGTACATTGTGGCTTGACGcctgccttttttttctgccttTGTGGCTCTACGCCGCATACTCGACACTCCCACACAAGCACCCACGCTCACATGCACCAACAACCAGAAAACAGCGCCAAAGGCCATCGTGCGGCTGCTCTCtgtctgcctccctctctgagTGACAGAAAAGACAcaagcagcaacaacgggcacacgcaccggcTGAGAGCGGCGGTGTCAAGAAGGAAATGACACATCCGCTGTCCGCCCTTGCATGAGGTgctcgagagagagggagaaagaaagggagcGCACGTGCAAGCGCctactgctgcgcctccctcgctgccccTCATACGTGCGCGGATATGATGGTCTTCACcgatgtgtgtatgcgtgcgcgccgcttcTCTGGCGTGTACTCTCCCTCCATTTGCTCTacttctgctgctgtggtgaaGCATAGGCTCGCCTGTCATTGGCGCCTCCCTTTCCCCAATCTTTCATCAGGGAACTGCGCGCAAGAAGATCAAGGCGGGAAAGTAGAGCACACATGCGCAAGTGCGCGCTCAGATGCGTCCCTCTTCCACCCTACTCccccctttctcttctctcttcatctttttttttgtataTGGCACTCTACtcatgtgtgtgcttgctggCGTTTGCTTTCCCGCCACACTTGCCGGCCTGCGTCTGAACCGTCACCTGCCTGGGTTAGTAGTCACGCACACCCCACAACCACTATAGCCCGTCTCTTCACAACCTTCACTTAAAGATCTCGATACTAGTTCCAGCAGCAGGTATCATACCTCTTCTCCACCCGTCCCGTCTCTCCTTACGCCGCACGGAACCAAGCACAGAGCGCAGACAGCACAACGACacggcaaaaaaaagacgTAAACCAACAGCGACCAGAAGCATCAGTGTCATGTCTGTGTTCGGCGTCGATTTCGGCAACGTCAACTCCACGGTGGCCATCACCCGCTACGGCGGGGTGGACATCGTGACAAACGAGGTCAGCAAGCGCGAGACGACCACCATTGTTTCTTTCCTCGACGATGAGCGGTTTATCGGTGAGCAGGGGCTGGACCGCTACGTCCGCAATGCTCAGAACACCGTCTTTTTCCTCAAGCGCTTCATCGGCATGCGCATGGACGACCCCCAGCTCTCTCGGGAACTCAAGTTCCTGACGTGCAACATCATTGGCGACAAATGTGGACGGCTTATGTTTAGCGTCAACTACTGCGGCGAGGAGAAGCACTTCTACCCGGAGCAGGTGCTGGCCAtgatgctgcagcggctgcgcagctaCGTCAACGAGGCTGCCACGACGGACCCACGCGTGAAGGCAGACGTGCGCGACTTCGTGATTACCGTGCCGTGCTACTACAccgcggagcagcgccgcctcatGTACCAGGCGGCTGAGGTGGCGGGACTGCACTGCATGTCCCTCATCAACGAGACAACTGCGTCAGCGGTGGACTACGGCATTTTCCGCGGCGCCTCGCTGAAGGAgacgatggaggaggggcaggtgGTCGGCATTCTCGACATCGGATATGGCGCCACGGTTTTCTCCGTGTGCAAGTTCTGGCGCGGCAACTGCAAAATCCTCGCCCGCACCTTCGACCGTAACACTGGCACTCGTGACTGCGACTACCTGCTCTACGAGCACATGCTGAATGAAGTGAAGTCCCGCTACAATGTCGACGTCTCGCAGAACAAGCGCGCTCGCttgcgcctgctgcaggcgtgCGAGCGGCTCAAATACCTCCTGTCTGCGAACCAATCGGCGCCGCTGAACGTCGAGAACTTGATGGACATCGACGTCAGCATTCCAGTCTTCGAGCGTGCCACCATGGAGTCGCTCTGCCAGGATGTTCTCCACTCCATCAAGTCCGTGATCGAGCGCGGCTTTGCCGAGGCGGGCGTCAGCCGCGATGACTTCCACTCCATTGAGATGAtcggcggtggctgccgtATTCCGATGATGAAGAGgctggtggaggaggtgctgggcCGCGGGCCCAGCTTCACTTTGAACGCGTCTGAGTCTACGGCACGCGGGTGCGCGATTGTGGCGGCCATGCTCTCGCCGAAGTTCCAGGTGCGCGAGTTCAAGGTATCGGAGCTGCCAACGTACCCGATTTTGCTGGGCTACCACGCCGAGAACCCACGCTCCCCCAGCTCCGTGCCTTTCCTGCCGCAGGTGAACAAGGTCGTGAAGCTGCTGGGGGCGGCAGACAGCTACCCGAAGAAGCTGGACGTGCGCTTCCCGTGCTCGAGTGCGCCGAAGATCTATGCCTTCTACGATTACGAAAACGAGGGGGTTAAGGAGATTGTGCAGCCGTGCAACTACATCATTGGTGAGTGGGAGATGGGCTTGCCTTCGAAGGCGAAGGGTACGGTGAACGAGATGCGCGTCCGTATCTGCATCCAGCCAGATGGTGTGGTGGAGTTGGAGAAGGCAGAGGCGATCGACGTGTACGaggtcgaggaggcgccggACGCTacccctgccgccgcgaacGGCGAGGGCCCGGGGAAGGagaacgaggaggcgctggccgaGCCGCCCAAGCCGTCCAAGCCGGTCAAGAAGACGAAGGAGGCTGCGATTGTCGTGTCAGTGAAGCCAAACGTGGAGATCCTTGGACACAGCGGCGAGTCTGTGCTGCTTTTCCGCAAGGCCGAGGCGGAAATGTACGAGCGCGACTCCCGCATCGTTCGCACGCGCATAAAGAAGAACGAGCTCGAAAGCTACATTCTCGactttcgccctcgtctctCGTCGGGTGGTATGCTGATCGAGTACGCCGCGCCGGATGCGGCCGCCAACTTTGTGCGCCAGTGCGATGAGGATGAGCAGTGGCTCTACGAAGACGGCGAGTTTTCCACATTCGAGGAGTACGAGCGCCGCGTACAGACGCTGCGTGCcatcggcgacgccgcgtaCAACCGCCTTCGCACGCGCGAGGAGGTCGAGTTCGCGGCGAAGGGTATCCACACTCGCATTATGGCTGCCAAACAGAAGGCGCTCGACTTCATTGGTAAGAAGGAGCACAtcaccgaggaggagctgaaaGAGGCTGCGGCCACGGCCGAGCAGGCGAAGGCGTGGGTGGACCAACAGGTTGCGGCGATGCTGGCGGCTCCCAAGACGCAGGACACGACGCTGTCGAAAGCGGACCTCGAGAAGAAGGCGTCGGAGGTGGAGCATGGCATCAACAAAGTCATGTCGAAGCCGGCCCCGCCGAAGCCAAAGGAGAGCAAGGAGCCGGAGAATGCTGAGGAGGATCTGGCagctgaggcggcggcgggtgcggAGGCCGAGCCCCAACATCAGGCTTCTGATGAAGTGCCTGCGCCGACGAACGCACCGGAGCTCGA from Leishmania infantum JPCM5 genome chromosome 18 harbors:
- a CDS encoding putative heat shock protein — encoded protein: MSVFGVDFGNVNSTVAITRYGGVDIVTNEVSKRETTTIVSFLDDERFIGEQGLDRYVRNAQNTVFFLKRFIGMRMDDPQLSRELKFLTCNIIGDKCGRLMFSVNYCGEEKHFYPEQVLAMMLQRLRSYVNEAATTDPRVKADVRDFVITVPCYYTAEQRRLMYQAAEVAGLHCMSLINETTASAVDYGIFRGASLKETMEEGQVVGILDIGYGATVFSVCKFWRGNCKILARTFDRNTGTRDCDYLLYEHMLNEVKSRYNVDVSQNKRARLRLLQACERLKYLLSANQSAPLNVENLMDIDVSIPVFERATMESLCQDVLHSIKSVIERGFAEAGVSRDDFHSIEMIGGGCRIPMMKRLVEEVLGRGPSFTLNASESTARGCAIVAAMLSPKFQVREFKVSELPTYPILLGYHAENPRSPSSVPFLPQVNKVVKLLGAADSYPKKLDVRFPCSSAPKIYAFYDYENEGVKEIVQPCNYIIGEWEMGLPSKAKGTVNEMRVRICIQPDGVVELEKAEAIDVYEVEEAPDATPAAANGEGPGKENEEALAEPPKPSKPVKKTKEAAIVVSVKPNVEILGHSGESVLLFRKAEAEMYERDSRIVRTRIKKNELESYILDFRPRLSSGGMLIEYAAPDAAANFVRQCDEDEQWLYEDGEFSTFEEYERRVQTLRAIGDAAYNRLRTREEVEFAAKGIHTRIMAAKQKALDFIGKKEHITEEELKEAAATAEQAKAWVDQQVAAMLAAPKTQDTTLSKADLEKKASEVEHGINKVMSKPAPPKPKESKEPENAEEDLAAEAAAGAEAEPQHQASDEVPAPTNAPELD